TGCTTCCCAATTGTTTTGTGTAGGTCAAGGGTGAACCTAACATATCGTATATCTGTTCTCGATACTATCGAGCACCTGAACTAATATTCGGAGCCACTGAGTATACTACTGCAATTGATATGTGGTCTGTTGGTTGTGTGCTGGCTGAGCTACTCCTAGGGCAGGTTTGAAAAAAACAGTACTCAATCATTAATTTTCttgctatttatttttcaattttgaaagGGTCAATATCATTTGCTTACAAGTCCTCTTCACTGTTCGCCATCTGTGATTTGTAGCCTCTGTTTCCAGGAGATAGTGGAGTTGATCAACTTGTTGAAATTATCAAGgtaaaaaattgtttgtttttgGCTTTTTTTGATCTGACCTAGAATATGATACCATAACCATTTTAAAGAGATATAGACATTTGTTCTATAAGCTTCTCTATGAtgtgaattattttttcttgttttaggtACTCGGGACTCCAACTCGTGAGGAAATAAAATGCATGAATCCAAATTACACAGAGTTCAAGTTCCCTCAAATCAAAGCTCACCCTTGGCATAAGGTGAATTCCATGACCAATGGCATTGGTAATGTAAAATACTGTTTGTATTGACTTGGCAATTTTTTAAAGTAGATATTCCACAAGCGTATGCCCCCAGAAGCAGTAGATCTTGTTTCAAGGCTTCTCCAGTATTCTCCAAATTTACGAAGTACTGCTGTGAGTGTTTGTGGTTTTCCTAGaagaatatatattatgaaaatattgaaaattatgAGTCATTTCACAATTCAATTGAGATgatcattaaataatttcatttactgTAATATTTTTTGCAGTTGGATGCATGTGTTCACCCATTTTTTGATGAACTCCGGGACCCTAATACTCGTCTCCCTAATGGGCGCCCTATGCCACCGCTCTTTAATTTCAAACCTCTAGGTAGAATGCTTTCCATATACTCTTATTTCTGGTTTAAGGGCCATAAAACAACTTTTTGATACATGTCTTTTGAACGATGACACATCAAACAGAGCTGAAGGGAGTGACTTTGGAGCTGCTATGCAAACTTGTTCCAGAACATGCTCGGAAACAGTGTCCATCGCTTAATTTCTAGACAGCTAACATAACCTTTGAATCTGGATTACTATTATGTGGATCGGCTGCGATGTTTTGTCATGTTTgtgtttcatgttttctttataaattgaaaagaaattacatttttttatctttacagTCAGATACTTGGCTGACTATTGCATTTTCTTCTTATCATTCCCTGTTGTCCGTGAAGACATTTGCTGTGTATCGTTTGTGGTCTTTAGTTATAGCACTTGcactatttataatttgaagATATTAGTTGGTTTAACTAGTAAAATTATGTGGACTTAAGATCTCAGATATGATGAGCTTCAGATACTGGTTCAGAAAAGGAACACTGGAAGGAACACTTCCatctcccttttttttttttctctacattttttattacatcattttgttgtctttcattcattctatttttttcgCATATTCTAGAATTAATTGTTCATTAAAAACCTTACACGACCTGCTTTTCTCTGAAAACCAGCTCGCATTCACTTCCTTTTTTGAAGCCCTTGtctattttcttctaaaatattatagatTTCGTGCTGTGGAGAGATAGAAAACCATGACAATTGAATTCTGTAGTGGTGTGTAGAGGGTTTCAATAATGCTGTCGGTTGAATATACGAGGAACAGTGATGTcccaattaatttgttttggtTCAGTTCGATTCGTAAACGTTCTAGAATTACTACCTGTCTTCCTGGTCATATTTTTGGTGATGCTCTAATTATTTTAGGTTCTGAATTGGGTTGTGGTCGTAGCATTAGAAAATCCGTTGAcgttgttcttttttattttttatcgaaTTGGTGTAATTTTACAACGTATTTCTGAGAATGTGTagattcttaaaaaattatggAGATGTTTAAGTTGTGCTTGATGATAAAAACTTATTATAATAGGACGTGTTTGGGGTAGATGATTTCGTTGTATTTCAAATACAATTAAGTTGTGCTTGTCTGTGATGACTTTAGAAGATCACGTGCACTTAAGTCGTTCTTTTCCCTAATGACTTCTGTATTGGACAAATGCTTCCTTGTTCACAGGCAAGCGAGATCaacttttgaatttatttcttGCTTAATTTTAATGTTAGTATTAGACGCCAAAAGATTGTATAAGACGAGGTTAGTAATGTATAAGTTTTGATGATAACAATATCCATAATGAAAGAGGTGATCTTAGTCTAGATAATATACTTATACAAGGACGGGACAAGGAAAGCgtatactagattaggatttatTAGAATATGATAAGTACTAGTAGACGACTCAATTGAGTAGAcgttttaaaatgtaattacaTATTTGTTCATATAATGCGTGTTCATGAGATTCAAGATACATCAAAAGTACAATTAGTAAGTATAGAATAGATAAAATATGCAGACCGCAGTAAACAAGACAGAAAATGAAGATTAGACGAGCTCAGGGAAAAATGTTGATCAAATGAGTCACAGAGAAAAGCTGGAACATACGACAATTAAGTCACTAAATTGCTATGCTCTCTAGATGACTCAATGCTTTGAAAGGAACTTGAGTTGACCAGACATCTATCAACTTCATTTAGTTGTCCTTGGTTTAATTTTGCAGCACCAAAACAAGTTACACAAATTAGTTATACCAAAGCTCTTAAAAACACCAAAACTAACTAGTTAACTAGTCTACTTGTAGctaaaaagacaactttactccTAATATTCTAACTCATCTAAACTATCTTTATTTACTAACTATGACTCGAATTAAGTATAACCAAtcctaattaaaatttcatgtaATGAACTAAATCTATGATACTAAACTAGGACTTATGCGCCTAACATTAGATTACCTAAACTAACTAATCAAAACTAGAGTGCTAAACCTTATAAGTGCAAAACTAAACTGCTGAAAACTAAAGACAACTTATATAGACCTAAAAGGTATGCTAAAACTACTCAAGTAAcactaattctaaaataaaagaaaaatgaactaAATAAGAGAATCTAGTCTAAAATACTAACAAGACTTTTTAACATCCATTATTTTCAGTTTTTGATGTCTTTCTAAACTCCGACGTCATATCGGGTGACGTCAAAATTGACGTCGAGGGGAAACCCCATGTCTCTTGACGTCGGTTACAAATGGAGCCGACATTCCTGAATATCAGATTATAAATGTGGTCGATATACCCCAAGTTTACACCAATATGGAAGATTAAAgaagaattgttttttttttttttcaaaatgtttttcTCCGTGGtcttctttttatgttttctggacacgatgttaatatttttcactTGGTTTTATACTTCTTCACCATTGTGGGGTCTCGCCACAACTTCATCCCCAGGgcttccattaaatgttttttttttcattcaatggtAAGGATGATTTCGAGGAAGGAATATCT
This region of Vigna unguiculata cultivar IT97K-499-35 chromosome 5, ASM411807v1, whole genome shotgun sequence genomic DNA includes:
- the LOC114185353 gene encoding shaggy-related protein kinase epsilon isoform X2 codes for the protein MRLLDHPNVVSLKHCFFSTTDKDELYLNLVLEYVPETVYRVVKHYSKANQRMPLIYVKLYTYQICRALAYIHGCVGVCHRDIKPQNLLVNPHTHQVKLCDFGSAKVLVKGEPNISYICSRYYRAPELIFGATEYTTAIDMWSVGCVLAELLLGQPLFPGDSGVDQLVEIIKVLGTPTREEIKCMNPNYTEFKFPQIKAHPWHKIFHKRMPPEAVDLVSRLLQYSPNLRSTALDACVHPFFDELRDPNTRLPNGRPMPPLFNFKPLELKGVTLELLCKLVPEHARKQCPSLNF